Genomic segment of Malus domestica chromosome 15, GDT2T_hap1:
acagaTACGACTTGTCATGGAATAGAGCCAACTTGTGAGCAAAAGCATTCATTCACCAAGTGGCGTGGATAAGTTTAGAATGGTAGccagatattttattttttataaataaaacatatgaagaaaaaaagtaCAAGCAGTAAATAGTAGCTAAAAATACACGCAACAAAGAGCTGCAACGACAACAAGCACTAATTATTcatatttatattctatttccgTAAAGTAGAGTAATTAACAGTGTAATGGATAATTTTCAAATAACTCAATCAAAGTCTAAAGATGAACTTAATTGAGTTGAGAACCACCGTAACGGGTTGACATGAATTCTTGAATATATGACTGTTCCGCTTTCTCCAAATATAATACACAATAACATCAAAACTTAATTTCAAAACTATCGATGCTAGAGATTTTCTCTTGCAACGACTAGTAACCAAGTATTTCATACAATATTGCAAGCCGTCATAATAACTACAGAATGTGCCCAATTTAATTAAATGCCAGCAAAAGTTGTTACTTCTGTGCTTTCAGGTGGGCGCCAACTTTCTATGCCTAAACTGTTTATTTAAATCGAAATTGACttcctaaattattattttttttataaattaaggACCTAAATTTTAAAAGTAGCCAATTTACCTCTACTATTGGACTCGATCCACATTTTAGTCAAACTGATATTAGTCTTTCTTAGGCATCTCCAATCAAAGGAGGGTCAAATGGTTCATTTTAACCATCTAATcttcaaagaaattaatattttaataaacagtgcAAAGTTATATTTCTTACTATCTTCAATCAAGAGCCAAACATAGTCATGTgataaaaaatcatctccaaccaagggccaaggaccatagggccaaacataatttattacttaaatttaaaaattacaactaaaatttaaaaactataacaacttaaatttaaaaacaacaacttaaatttaaagtccatgatcaacatcatcttcatcatccaccattgtaggagtatagttAAAGGTAAACAACTGCAGTCGGGCCATaatttccctcttttttttatcaaaataggccttactcattggagtaTAATCCGAAGTGTTGCTTTGCATATTCCTATCAttcatctcttcttgtatttgtttggcccgTTTTTCATGCCTACGGTTCATGTCTTCCACAACAAAGGCATTTTGCTCCACCATTAATCGCAATGAGGCCACCACTTCCTGTTGAGCAGCATAATCATCCTTTGCCTTGCcattttccatcaatcttcgggCCTTGTTTCCTCTCATAGCCCTAGGTATGAAACCTTCGCCCAAAGACAaattttctacccttgtttcttgaatggtaggagatccatcttcatccaCATATACAGTTGAGGATGCAATTTCGAACACCGGCGCAGGACCTACTCTATGTTGAGGTgaatcttcaaataacacccaccttttacaaatttcccaacaaccatAATGCTAAAAGGGTTTCAAGCTGCCCttcatatacaattcctccgctttgagtacctagaaaatataattacaaaacttaaaggaaattaatttatgaaattaaatgtaatataattaaatataattacaaaaattaagggaaattaatttatgaaattaaatgtaatataattaaatatttaaaataaattgtgaaaacacttacttcgtCGTAGTAATTGGCGCCGCTTTCATATCTACTTGCGGCTGCTAACAATGCTTGATGTCATTcattcaaacttggatgaagatgtttctttcatcttgaagaacaactctcgtggtttCGGGTATTCGGTGGAGTGGTGCCTTCGTAGAACTCATAGTATTTTTTTgacacacgagtccaaacacTTTCACTTGTTTAAGAACTTCCCCTTACACTATCTTCCAAGACCCATCTATAAGCcatgcaaagagcttcatcttcttttcgggtctaaaccctacctttcattgcagatgaggccatttgaaaattattgaaaaaattgaaggaaaaattattggaagaggtaagaaaatatgagaattgaaaaggtgtaggaatggtgaaaattatgtgacaaatggtaCAAGAGTGGCTTAGGTATTTATATGAAAAaatgagaattaaaaaaaatatatatttaaaaaatttggcccaaaaaaaaaaatttcaaatctaacggtaactGACGTCAACTAGCCGTTGCTAACTGGCATCACACTAACGTTAGCTAGCCGTTGTGTTTGATTGTGGCCCGGCCCGGACTACtagttggccctttggcccttttttgtcCAATGGGGCCCATCGAGCCCTTTGGCctggccctcagttggagacgatttttgggctattttcgaCCCTCTGGACATTTCGGTTGGAAATGACCTTACGGGTCGCCTTGGACCAACCAATAAACATAGAACAAATGaactaacatatatatatatatatatatatatatatatatatatctttactAAATTTTCAAACTTATAAAATTTGAAACTTATAATATTCTTAATTAACAACAAATTGGCAAGTGGCCCTTCATCACAGTGGTGGAAAGGAGTTGAGTTCTATGGCGTAAGTTCGAACACTGTcagtgactaatctaacatctaacctAACAAAATCTATGTAATGTTTAGGGGAACAATTTCAACTAGGATGATAGTTCGGGAGGTAAAACATCAGTTTTACCACATACACAAATAGTAGGCACATTTGTCTTACAAGGACACTGCTGAGTAAATCTAATCATTTCATGGCACTTCACATTCGTCCGGAAAAACTTACCGGCAGCATGTTGTATGAAACATTGTCCCGGTCTCTCCGTGACGCTTCAAGAAATATTGGTATTCAGATGAGCATTGCTGGTGGAAATCTTCCTAGGAAGATCTTCCTCAGACTCACTATCATCCGAGTTAAAGTAAGCAAACAAGGAGCTTGAGTTCGTCTTTATTTCAGATGCCTGGAGACCAAGCTTCCGCTTAGTTCCGCTTCTAAGATAAACCTAAATACCTACCAAGATAACATTCTTCCGAACATAATCACAACATTatcaccaaaaagaaaaaatcagagCGAATCCAATTCGCTTCCTGTACATTATACACACAGTAAGAAAGAGAATTTTTGGGGCTAAGCAATTGTCGAATTCATGTCAATAATCACATTGTTGTGGAATAAGAATCAACTGTAAAAACGAAGGAATAAGAGTCAACGCAACACAAAATCAGGTATCTGAGGATCCATTTACTGAATCATAGTTAGTTCCACTCCCCTTTTTACGGGTGTTGGAGATAAATTGTAGGTAGGGGTGCTATATATGATTCCACTCCTGGGAAATGTCTCTGTTCTTCGGCAAATCAGAGTTCAAGCTTTGAGTTACCAAACTGGCTCAGTAAGATAGCCAAATCCATACCCTGTACCATAGTAGGCACAGTGGTATCATAAGGACACTGCTTAGAAAATCCATACTTCCCAGATTTATGTACTTTCTTTATGCAGCGCTTGAACTTCTCATGGCATTTTATATCGGTCATACCTATAAAACCAACATATTACTAGAATCAGAGGACCTTGAACTACAATCATCCATATACAGACCAGAAACAAATTCCAAGAACAAACAACATTATGTGCATAATTCACGACAAACTGCTTGAGCATTGTAGTGTCTACTCTATAATATATCCAACTCACGGTTGCACAAGTTGTCTtccctttgttaatttcttgGTTTGGTAGTTAACAGAACTTCGATATAAATTGTGTAAGCTGTCTTTCAGGATGCACCACAAAACCAACACATCGACCCCCCAATTAAGCCCCAAGTTTAAAGTACCTTCTGACGAGGAAATATCCCCGCTGTTTCTATCTCACTCATAATGAGGATATATCCTTCCTCGGTGTAAGTTAATCTCCCGAGGGAGAGCAGCTCGCTGGGAAGGATATATCCTTCCTCGGTGTAAGTTAATCCCTATCTCACTCATCACTTGCTAAACAAAAACCAACTTGCTTTGTACAAGAAGTGTCTTACATTATAGCAGAGCAGGCCTAGAATTTAACCAAGTACATGTTGGCTTTTGTTCATCCTTTACTATCCTTCGGAAATATAAAACCATAACCATTTCAACAGAACAACAACCAAAAAGTTTTTGCTCGTAATTATCCCAATTCATCGCTATATTCTAATAATAGAAAGATCAATTATTTCTGCCATCAAAAGGCCAAACACGTTTGACATTTTGTTTCCCATTcatccaaaaatcaagtttccAAAGCTTATCAAATCACTGAAGTAACTGAAACAACCACATTCCAACAACACAGAAATATGATACTTTTTAAACTTCCAAAATTccaacaacaaagaaaaatgataatttATACTTCCAAAATTCCAACGACACAAAAATGAAGTAAAATTGCTACCTTTGTTGCCAACACAATCGTCATGAATCTTGCAGCACGCGTCAAGATCATCGCAGGGCTGCTCTCCCGGGCAGCCGGTCCACCCTACCCCGCAGTACTTCCCGTATCGAATCCCAACCGCTAAGTTTACAAATAACAACgaattaaaatcaaatacaaaTTAAAATACCGAAAAAAAAGTAGAATTTTGAGAAATTAACTAGGCAGTAGAGAGATTGAGCTTACAATTACAGTTCTCCGCCACGCAGATGCGGCTGCAATTCACCTGAAAATTCCAGAAGCCTCATTTTATAAACAATTTACTCaatatttttttccaaatttgtGGGAAGTGAGGATATTTTACCTCCGAATTATTGTCGGAACAGTGGGCGACGACGGCGAGGGAGAAGATAGCGACGGCGAATGCGGCGGAGAACTGTGTCGTGCGATGGAGGCCGGCGTCTCGCGACATTGACGACATTGTTGTAGCTCGCGTTTTAGCTATTTGGGCTCAACGGGTCTACCAGAAATTGAAGCCCTCGGCGCCTTCTGCTCTCGAGGCGTTTCCGCGTGATACTTTTGTCGTTTCCTTGTGTGCAGATCTGTCGGTTTCTCATTCGCCGAATGACGTCGTATGATTTTACTGAAGTACCCTTCGCTGGTCCCTGACTCGCTGCCGTATttgttactattatttttttttttggagaatgAAGCACTTCAAATATTATCAAcatttcaaaataaattatcatgccttttttttttttttgggtgataaAACAATATTGAGGGTTGAACTAAATCATACAATGGACGGCTAATAATTTCGTTCTGAACTCGCTACAACGTTTTATCCAATTTTAAATTGGTCCAGTAATTTGTAATAGAAAATGATAACCACACattctttttacttttgtttaatCTTATCCGTTATTTTCGTTTAATTTTTCAATCCGACAATCAAGAATGAAGaggggtgtgtgaaaatcacctCTATAAAAAGGAGGAGCACGTGATAACTGATATGTGACTATAAACAATGGAGTGCTATGTTTTGGATTCTAACAATAGCTCCAGAAAAAATTATACAACtataagagcagttccacccTAGGCTAATGGGTTGGCACCCAGCTTGAAAAATGGACCGGCGTCCCCTTTTTTTGCTCCACCCCAGCCTAATaagctggcacccagcccaagccaggcCATAGGTTGACCCAGAATCGACAGACCCATTGGACGGTCCATCTGACACCATGCTGACGACAGCGTGGCGTTGGAGGGAGAAGGATAGGAGGACGAAGCGGCCCTGGGCGCACTTGACGCCTTACCATTGATAATAGTCGAAGCGCTCGTCAAGGGTGTAGAAGAGTTTGATATTGAGGTCGGCTTGAGATTTGAAGGATAGGAGAGCGACGACGTCGGAGGATGGGAGGAGGAGGTTTGGAGGCGGTGGTGGGAATGGAAGGGAAGTGGAGGGGTGGACGGCAGTAGTGACGAGGAtgaagggtggagatgcaaaaaataaaaatattttaataataataattttattttatattagtattattttattaaaaagtcagaaattaaaagtcaaattattattttataataaaaattaataaaattttaataaaattgactaggctatttagTTTTAAGGGTGTAGATGCATTTGGCCAATTCAACTGTTCATGGGAACATATCACTATTCACTGAATGGATTAAATGGGCTGAGCGCCATCACATTTTTTAgaggtggacttgctctaaaggATAGCCATACATGAAAATCAGTTAACAGAAATATAATGCCAAAGTAGATTGGTTGGTTTCCAAATAACTTCCGTTCTAGCCATCAGGGTTCGACGCCCCCATTATAAAGCCGGGGGCGCCAAACAAGGCAGAGTGGTTCCAACAAGAAATACAAGCTCCATTGATGGACAGAAAGAGTGAATCCAAATCAGAATTTTAAAGTAGAAGCATCATTCATGATTCCGGAAAAAAGATAACCGAACAACATCCCATTCAAGTTACTTTCAAATACATTTGATTATTATGGCTGTCAAACTTGCCCACCGATTTCTCAGCTTCAAAAATTCGTCTcggaaaacaaaaaatttcaagtaCAGTACTCGCGGTTCAGATCAACCACAAATGACGAGAAAGGCCATGTGCAATCCCTAGAAACATTTTACCTTATGGTTGCTCTTAGACATAGTAACCGGTGAAAGTAAATCCCCTTCCAACAATCTCACCGGCACAAAACCATGCAAAGCATTCCAGCCCAAACAAAGCAGCAATTCCAGCATCTTCAACCTTCAACTCCTTCCTGTTCTTCCACAAATGCTTGACATAATCAACTTCCTTCCAGAATGACTCGGTACGACCGGGAATACTGTATGTAGTGGAAAATGAGTCAGTTATAGTCATACAACTAAGATGTCGTTGCaatgaaaaagaatgaaaaaaggTATCAGATGCATTCTGAATGACGGTTTCCAAGTTGCACAAATATAGCCGAGCCCTTgtgaaaatcaaaatcaaaccaCTGAGTTCCCATGAAAGATTGTAATTCAAGGACGTATCCAAATTATTCAGACTATTTTAATAAGTTCTAGTGCCACTTCCTGGATCTAGAAAGCAAATCAGTAAATGAATACCCGATGCTAGACCATATGCAACATGAACAATTCCTATAAACTCTAGCAATAATTTTTTTCACTATCTTTTTTGGTGGACCACCTAAAGTTCCAACTAAAAAGGTGAAATGATTTGTCATTATCTCAATTGAAGTACAGATCCTACCAATAAAGTTCCAACTTAAAAGGTCAAATGATCTGTCATTATCTCAATTGATACTTCAACTAGTCCCCATGTTCCATAGACCTCACCCAGTTTCTTAAGCACTTGAAAACTTCATAAAAACTTAGTAGCACAAAGAAATAGGAGCAAAGACAATGCACTTTTCTTAGTTTCTTCGCAGAGCACATATTGTTATTATAAAAAGTAAATGGAGGCAAGACAAACAAGTAACCCAATCTACATGCTTCTCCTTCGATTAAAAAATCTGCATCAACATCAAATTCAATTTTCGGAGTTTTAAAAAGTaggctttcttttctttcttctcaaaaGAAACGCTACTTAGAGCAGATAAATGAAAGAAATCTAATACGCAAACATGtattaaaatgtaaataaaacattttcttcataaagttctaaATTTTGATCCTAATGTCGGCAAGAGTGTGTCTGAAATCATCCACCCTATCATTGTGCGTGATAATAATGTCTACACAATAATTGTCACTCAATCTACTTATTTGTAGTCATACATTTTAGTTACCATGATCAGGCTGTTTAGGAAGTAAGAAAGGTGCTAAAACTTTCAAAGTAAGGCTGTGAGATATAATGGATCATATCGTCTACATGGATGCAACAAAATACTAGCAGACTTAAATCTTGAAGAGCATTCAGTCAACATATATGAGACTTCTTTAATGGTATTCACTCTACAACTCGTACCAGAGCCAGCCAAGTAGTAACTAAATTCAGTCCTTAAACAAAAAAGGTTCAGAAGTATAACCTAGCAAGTCGAGTGTAAAACAATTGCTTGGACAACTCGTTGCACTTCTCCACGGTTGGTGGGTGCTGAATGTACTGCTTGTTCTGCTCTAGCAACTGCTTGTAGTAGGTACCTCCATGTTGGGACACAAATTGTGTTGCTTGACAAGCCTTAGATTGCAACTGACGCAACTTCGATGCCATTGATCCCCAAATCAGTCCTAAGTTCACAATACAACAAATTACCCAATACAACAATCAGTTAATCGCCCCCTAAACTAAGTAAAATAACTACAATTCACCAAAAATAAGTAATCTTAGCACCacccaaaacaaaaatttcatcattttgCACCAAGCACaataaacccccccccccctttttttttttgaaatttacatAAAACCTAAGTTTTATCAGCCTCAAAGCAGAAAATTGACAATTGGGTATTGAGATAAACCCTAATCATCGagattaaaacaaaattaaatcagCAGAAAACTTCATACGCAAGAACAAATCAAATCTTTGCATCTGGGTCTGAAACCCCAAATCAACCACATAGATTTTCATGCTCCGATTACAAATTCAAAGCAAAACACCAAAAGGGTCAGTTCAAAATCGCAAGATCTAAACAAGCAAAAGCTTCAGAGCCATGAGAAAAATCAACAGATAGTGAATTGAACCAGGGAAAGCAAAATATGAAGTGGGTTTACCTTCGCGTTCGTGCTCTTGGATTCGAATGCAAATCCGAAGAGAGAGTGAGACTCCCGGAGTCCTTAGCTTCTCTTTGTGCTGCGGAGCGGCCTGTGCGCTTATGGTAGAGAGAAGTTCGCCTTTGGGATCAGAGGTTTTGGCTTTCTATTGAGGGTGTTCCTGTAATTTTGTCCAACATGTGGGCTTTCGTTTTGCCAACTCAGCTGGCCTGCAATCATTTTATCCATTTTGATAGGCCCATTTTAGAATGTCCAAGGCCCATTTGCTCCCCGATAAACTGTTTTTTGCTAACTTGCTAACTTTTTCAACACCTGTCAAACTCACGGTtgtattgtagacatcgaaatttcagtgaaataaatgttgattaataattaaaatttcaacggtcacgtgtcacataaattttacacatagcaggtgactcaacgaaaaattgagaatcatcagaaaagtcatcaaacaagacacgtgtcaacacctggcagaaacgatttatttcatctgaataatatattcaaaattaggttttggaaaattctataaatagaagccatttcattcatttagaaagaaaaaaaaaaccaagtcataaccaattcacctaacaccaaaaccttgaagctttgaaactctaaagctcccaagcaaatcccaaaggatcaagaaagctctcttcgttcttcgtcaacccAACCTTTAAGATCAAGGCCCAACGGCCATTTgaaggaacttccaccaattcaagatcaagccccgacggtccttgaagaaagcgttcatcgttcatcattcgttcatccttccaacggccctttggatcaacaacatcaacaaatccacatatctaaccgttcttcaagataaagcccaaaagcccttgaagatccattcatcaactgttcatcaagatcaagccccaaagacccctaaagatccgttcatcaacggttcttcaagattaagcccaaaagccctcgaagatccatccatcaactgttcatcaagatcaagcctcaaaggcccattgaagatccgttcatcaacagtttttcaagatcaagcccaaaatccctcattgaagaaactttcaaccatgcatccgagatcaagcctcgacggcccttgaattagcatcacaatccacaaatcaacaccttacggagatcgaatcagaggatcaaatttgagagagattgtaacccctaaatcattaatacaaaaaaaaatttgtacacgtgttcttctctcgtttgtttcaggaaaatttcgtgtttacaaatttggcacgcccagtgggaccatctttacctctcatctctttgtccattcaaggaatccaaatacacctcaaagtcaatggcatcaagcaagggacaagccgttctcgcaACCACCAAGGGAAGGATCCTGAGCACTTCTGCCGCGAACGGACAATCTATTGGCaccacaaccgctcctcaacatgccacttcaaagttggtgctgTTAAaggagcaaggggagcatcaaaAGCGTGAGTcctcatcaacctgacctcgctgggggcaccgaaACATGCTGCTGAAGCAtacaagatgacatcccaaagcagccaacaacgttcttcgtcagcatcctggatgtctaaaggaaagtcacgtatattggttgcacaagtcatgaccatcggcgttacctctattgaagaacaactggctcaaatgaatgaagcgatcgcaaggctaacacagattgtggaagaaaagacttgcaaatcgttGCActcgtcaaccgactggagcCACAAGATGGCGAGAACCTCGACctagaggatgatccactaaagagatGAGCTGgcgaagaagaggagcctccggtagagaaaatcgatgtgaagccggagccagaccaagcagcagcactcatgggatctctttctatccagcagctgcaagagatgatcaccaacaccatcaaggcgcagtacCAAGAAagctcacatacctcattgttctactcgaagccatactccaagaagattgatgccttgAAGATGCCACTGgtttatcaaccaccaaagttcattcagtttgatggaaaaggaaacccaaagcggcacgttgcacatttcatcgaaacttgcaacaacgcggggacggaaggagactacctcgccaagtaGTTTGTGcactcgctgaaaggaaacgcctttgagtggtacacggacctagagcctgagccCATCAACAATTGGGATCAATTGGAAAGAGAATTCcttaaccgcttctacagcacccgc
This window contains:
- the LOC103424185 gene encoding probable phospholipase A2 homolog 1, with the protein product MSSMSRDAGLHRTTQFSAAFAVAIFSLAVVAHCSDNNSEVNCSRICVAENCNSVGIRYGKYCGVGWTGCPGEQPCDDLDACCKIHDDCVGNKGMTDIKCHEKFKRCIKKVHKSGKYGFSKQCPYDTTVPTMVQGMDLAILLSQFGNSKLEL
- the LOC103453729 gene encoding uncharacterized protein translates to MASKLRQLQSKACQATQFVSQHGGTYYKQLLEQNKQYIQHPPTVEKCNELSKQLFYTRLASIPGRTESFWKEVDYVKHLWKNRKELKVEDAGIAALFGLECFAWFCAGEIVGRGFTFTGYYV